In Bacteroidales bacterium, a genomic segment contains:
- a CDS encoding nucleoside deaminase, with protein sequence VTAHAEMLVISSALSNYQLKNLEQCTLYVTLEPCPMCASALYWAKLGRLVYAAPDPKRGFTIYSPSLLHPQTTVISNILLYEASSILKDFFLKLRKKELK encoded by the coding sequence ACGTAACAGCCCATGCTGAAATGCTTGTTATTTCATCTGCACTATCCAATTACCAGCTAAAGAATCTCGAACAATGCACTTTGTATGTCACCCTTGAGCCCTGCCCGATGTGCGCATCAGCTTTATACTGGGCAAAACTCGGCAGACTTGTGTATGCTGCACCAGACCCAAAAAGGGGATTTACCATTTATTCACCATCTCTTTTACACCCTCAAACAACAGTTATATCAAATATTCTGTTATATGAAGCTTCTTCAATACTAAAAGATTTTTTTTTGAAGCTAAGAAAAAAAGAATTAAAGTAA